The Oncorhynchus kisutch isolate 150728-3 linkage group LG20, Okis_V2, whole genome shotgun sequence genome has a segment encoding these proteins:
- the LOC109865209 gene encoding cholecystokinin-like encodes MSMGGLLVYVLMAALVGVGLTSPVSKSDGNTKQGGILPQLLARREAVWNAAENVAKREQDTQMSMARMARTAHLSEDQREFMSKQIKQAISELMNECPGRDYQGWVDFGRRSAE; translated from the exons ATGTCAATGGGTGGATTGTTGGTGTACGTCCTCATGGCAGCGCTAGTGGGGGTTGGTTTGACATCACCCGTATCCAAGTCGGATGGCAACACCAAACAGGGTGGGATACTGCCACAGCTACTGGCCAGGAGGGAGGCAGTGTGGAATGCTGCGGAGAACGTCGCTAAGCGGGAGCAAGACACTCAAATGAGCATGGCACGGATGGCGAGGACGGCGCACCTGTCGGAGGACCAGCGCGAGTTCATGTCCAAGCAAATCAAGCAGGCCATCTCAG AGTTGATGAACGAGTGTCCGGGCCGGGACTACCAAGGATGGGTCGACTTTGGACGGCGGAGTGCAGAGTAG